In one window of Archangium lipolyticum DNA:
- a CDS encoding DUF2314 domain-containing protein, with protein sequence MKEVYLVASSRGSPVSLEALRASFESEEMTFLPGADGKGFNVEAEGVRVEVVFEQRPTPQEWTSDLFSGSEPALSSLGRARSFYRFAFEVGSPQPTVPVFVALMCARILLLHAEGVLVDITSSKVHEAEDVAELTELDFDIRDHLNLHAVEVIEGDTPLWVHSHGMEKFGARDLEIFHLGEQDLLPAEAFLHELCTDLAFGQVPALRTEMGTSEGQTFMLVPSEEARTNLLGVPLESFEGHEGLFLTVVSPQGRHNTAELLRPFRERFAQEPTERTESMQRETQALLPAFKARFLRRGLMEPLTFVVRSPFETHPEGNTVTEQLWMEVLSWDEGIVVGRLVDGAVHTTEWRKGAHVEVPEAEINALALSREGRTLDEEEVRALLNAERPM encoded by the coding sequence GTGAAGGAGGTCTACCTCGTCGCCAGCTCTCGCGGTTCGCCTGTGTCCCTGGAAGCGCTGCGCGCCTCCTTCGAATCCGAGGAGATGACCTTCCTCCCCGGAGCGGACGGCAAGGGCTTCAACGTGGAGGCCGAGGGCGTCCGCGTGGAGGTCGTCTTCGAGCAGCGGCCCACGCCCCAGGAGTGGACGTCGGACCTGTTCTCCGGCAGCGAGCCCGCGTTGTCGTCGCTCGGCCGGGCCCGGAGCTTCTACCGCTTCGCCTTCGAGGTGGGCTCGCCCCAGCCCACCGTCCCCGTCTTCGTGGCGCTGATGTGCGCCCGAATCCTCCTGCTGCACGCGGAGGGTGTGTTGGTGGACATCACCTCGTCCAAGGTCCACGAGGCCGAGGACGTGGCGGAGCTCACCGAGCTGGACTTCGACATCCGCGACCACCTCAACCTCCACGCCGTGGAGGTCATCGAGGGGGATACCCCCCTATGGGTGCACTCGCACGGCATGGAGAAGTTCGGCGCGAGGGATCTGGAGATCTTCCACCTGGGCGAGCAGGACCTGCTTCCCGCCGAGGCCTTCCTCCACGAGCTGTGCACGGACCTGGCCTTCGGGCAGGTGCCGGCGCTGCGCACGGAGATGGGAACCAGCGAGGGGCAGACCTTCATGCTGGTGCCCTCGGAGGAGGCGCGGACGAACCTGCTCGGGGTGCCCCTGGAGTCCTTCGAGGGCCATGAGGGCCTGTTCCTCACCGTGGTGTCGCCGCAGGGGCGGCACAACACCGCGGAGCTGCTGAGGCCCTTCCGGGAGCGCTTCGCCCAGGAGCCGACCGAGCGCACCGAGTCCATGCAACGGGAGACCCAGGCGCTCCTGCCGGCCTTCAAGGCGCGCTTCCTGCGCCGGGGCCTGATGGAGCCGCTCACCTTCGTGGTGCGCTCCCCCTTCGAGACCCACCCGGAGGGCAATACGGTGACGGAGCAGCTGTGGATGGAGGTGCTCTCCTGGGACGAGGGGATCGTGGTCGGCCGCCTGGTGGACGGGGCAGTGCACACCACCGAGTGGCGCAAGGGCGCCCACGTCGAGGTCCCCGAGGCCGAAATCAACGCGCTGGCGCTCAGCCGCGAAGGCCGTACCCTGGACGAGGAAGAGGTCCGTGCCCTGCTGAATGCCGAGCGACCGATGTAG
- a CDS encoding tetratricopeptide repeat protein — protein sequence MRLPPSDSRRAARRLTTWAGVAVLGLGLASGCGHGTAAERSLDPRDQARAYLAKNQPERAVPLLEAELARAPEDLTLARALTEAQVKAGHTDAWIAELQRRNAQAERAVNHYMLGLAYFSRASDAGSPAVAAFERALALKPDEPEFHYRLGLARVESEQYAEAVGPLRRAAELAPERAGVRLPLAKALHHTGDAAGAVAALGALVKMEPSPSEVARARVLMDQIADPFARFPKAAEPKLEEAMRYLQELDAPHPAIVNFEEILRDYPDLAVVHALLGLAWQRLDDAGRAVEEFKRAIELAPEDGKNHFYLGELYLGRQRPEAARPYLEKAVELNPLLDTAWLRLGDLHLERKDLKAAGEAFRVLTHLQPDAVPPRGKLALVLQLEGDWAGAERELMRVVDRDPENLEFTLRLGILFTEQAKQSSKPEERRVAAEKAERWLRKVLEAQPENVVASRALQQLKTPGQ from the coding sequence GTGCGACTTCCCCCCTCCGATTCCCGCCGCGCCGCGCGCCGCCTCACCACCTGGGCCGGAGTGGCCGTGCTGGGCCTGGGCCTCGCCAGCGGCTGCGGCCATGGCACCGCCGCCGAGCGCTCCCTCGATCCTCGCGACCAGGCCCGTGCGTACCTGGCGAAGAACCAGCCCGAGCGCGCCGTGCCGCTGCTGGAGGCCGAGCTCGCCCGGGCTCCGGAGGACCTGACGCTGGCGCGGGCCCTCACCGAGGCCCAGGTGAAGGCGGGCCACACGGACGCGTGGATCGCCGAGCTGCAACGCCGCAACGCCCAGGCGGAGCGCGCGGTGAACCACTACATGCTGGGCCTGGCGTACTTCTCGCGAGCCTCGGACGCGGGGAGCCCGGCGGTGGCGGCCTTCGAGCGGGCCCTGGCGCTGAAGCCGGACGAGCCCGAGTTCCACTACCGCCTGGGGCTCGCCCGGGTGGAGTCCGAGCAGTACGCGGAGGCGGTGGGTCCGCTGCGCCGCGCGGCCGAGCTCGCCCCGGAGCGCGCCGGCGTGCGCCTGCCGCTGGCCAAGGCGCTGCACCACACGGGGGACGCGGCGGGGGCGGTGGCGGCACTGGGGGCGCTGGTGAAGATGGAGCCGAGCCCCTCCGAGGTGGCCAGGGCCCGGGTACTGATGGATCAGATCGCGGACCCCTTCGCGCGCTTCCCCAAGGCGGCCGAGCCGAAGCTGGAGGAGGCCATGCGCTACCTGCAGGAGCTGGACGCGCCGCACCCGGCCATCGTGAACTTCGAGGAGATCCTCCGGGACTACCCGGACCTGGCGGTGGTGCACGCGCTGCTGGGGCTGGCGTGGCAGCGACTGGACGACGCGGGCCGGGCGGTGGAGGAGTTCAAGCGGGCCATCGAGCTGGCGCCCGAGGACGGCAAGAACCACTTCTACCTGGGCGAGCTGTACCTGGGGCGGCAGAGGCCGGAGGCGGCGAGGCCGTACCTGGAGAAGGCGGTGGAGCTCAACCCGCTGCTGGACACGGCGTGGCTCCGGCTGGGAGACCTCCACCTGGAGCGCAAGGACCTGAAGGCGGCGGGAGAGGCCTTCCGGGTGCTGACCCATCTACAGCCGGACGCCGTGCCGCCAAGGGGCAAGCTGGCGCTGGTGCTCCAGCTGGAGGGCGACTGGGCGGGCGCCGAGCGCGAGCTGATGCGGGTGGTGGACAGGGACCCGGAGAACCTCGAGTTCACCCTGCGGCTGGGCATCCTCTTCACCGAGCAGGCGAAGCAGTCCTCGAAGCCCGAGGAGCGCCGGGTAGCGGCCGAGAAGGCGGAGCGCTGGCTACGCAAGGTGCTGGAGGCCCAGCCGGAGAACGTGGTGGCCTCCCGGGCGCTGCAGCAGCTGAAGACCCCCGGCCAGTAG
- a CDS encoding lysophospholipid acyltransferase family protein, which yields MLRNLLCIVVTVIATAIFFPMTVVVALVTLDPGATVWVARRLWSPILILTGGARVVVTGQENVDPKRPTIYVSNHQSTLDIPIHFVAVPVNFRYVAKHQLKYVPLIGWYLWMAGHIFINRGRRDKAIASLDDAARKIRGGTSVFLYPEGTRSDDGRVLPFKKGPFALALKSRVPVVPITIEGSGRVMPKNSWNIQPGPVYVKIGKPIDTTAFDEDDREGLARAVRDVIIAQSLELGGKGGDPERAVAAAGVEGESRSRSAS from the coding sequence ATGCTCCGCAACCTGTTGTGCATAGTGGTCACGGTGATCGCCACCGCCATCTTCTTCCCCATGACCGTGGTGGTGGCGCTCGTCACCCTGGATCCGGGGGCCACGGTATGGGTGGCCCGCCGGCTGTGGTCGCCCATCCTCATCCTCACCGGTGGGGCACGCGTGGTGGTGACGGGCCAGGAGAACGTGGACCCCAAGCGGCCCACCATCTACGTCTCCAACCACCAGTCCACGCTGGACATCCCCATCCACTTCGTGGCGGTGCCGGTGAACTTCCGCTACGTGGCCAAGCACCAGCTCAAGTACGTGCCGCTCATCGGCTGGTACCTGTGGATGGCCGGGCACATCTTCATCAACCGGGGCAGGCGCGACAAGGCGATCGCCTCTCTGGATGACGCGGCGCGGAAGATCCGCGGCGGCACGAGCGTGTTCCTCTACCCCGAGGGTACGCGCTCGGACGACGGCCGCGTGCTGCCCTTCAAGAAGGGCCCCTTCGCGCTGGCCCTCAAGTCCCGGGTGCCCGTGGTGCCCATCACCATCGAGGGCTCCGGCAGGGTGATGCCGAAGAACTCCTGGAACATCCAGCCCGGCCCCGTGTACGTGAAGATCGGCAAGCCCATCGACACCACGGCCTTCGACGAGGACGACCGCGAGGGACTGGCCCGGGCCGTCCGCGACGTCATCATCGCGCAGAGCCTCGAGCTGGGCGGCAAGGGAGGCGATCCCGAGCGCGCCGTCGCCGCCGCCGGTGTCGAGGGTGAATCCCGCTCCCGCAGCGCCTCCTGA
- a CDS encoding deoxynucleoside kinase, translating to MARKKFIAIAGNIGAGKTELTSFLCRKYGLTPFFEPNEENPYLADFYKDMKTWAFRSQLFFLTAKFRLHRQLERSPGTALQDRTLYEDAEIFAKNLYRQRYIDKRDWGMYRELYESISETLAPPDLMIYLRCPVRTLRQRIRLRGREMEQDIPTSYLKRLNDLYEEWFTGYKLSPILVLPTDKLDYLTNLVDRVDLFRQIEKHL from the coding sequence TTGGCCAGGAAGAAGTTCATCGCGATCGCGGGCAACATCGGGGCCGGGAAGACGGAGCTCACGTCCTTCCTCTGCCGGAAGTACGGCCTCACTCCCTTCTTCGAACCCAATGAGGAGAATCCCTACCTCGCCGACTTCTACAAGGACATGAAGACCTGGGCGTTCCGCTCCCAGCTCTTCTTCCTCACGGCCAAGTTCCGTCTCCATCGCCAGCTCGAACGCTCCCCTGGCACCGCCCTGCAGGATCGCACCCTGTATGAGGACGCGGAGATCTTCGCCAAGAACCTCTACCGGCAGCGCTACATCGACAAGCGCGACTGGGGCATGTACCGGGAGCTCTACGAGTCCATCTCCGAGACGCTCGCCCCGCCGGATCTGATGATCTACCTGCGGTGTCCCGTACGGACCCTGCGCCAGCGCATCCGTCTGCGCGGCCGGGAGATGGAGCAGGACATCCCCACCTCGTACCTCAAGCGGCTGAACGACCTGTACGAGGAATGGTTCACTGGCTACAAATTGTCCCCCATTCTCGTTCTCCCGACGGACAAGCTGGATTATCTGACCAACCTGGTGGATCGCGTGGACCTCTTCCGACAGATCGAGAAGCACCTGTGA
- a CDS encoding DMT family transporter, producing MSSPSTTAAAPVSADAPRALSLSDLALVLVVIIWGTNYTVVKEALGSFPPLAFMALRFAIAAVAMAVVLHTREGWKPLPRSTLLKLVGLGFVGNTLYQLCFILGLSHTTAANSGMLTSGTPVLTALLGAALGVDRIRKPLAMGLVLAVPGMLLIVSARGPELDAATRQGDLLILGGSLCWALYTVGLRSLGAELSALRITALTMITGAPGVILMGLPSVADLKVESIGPGAWFGLVYSALIPLVLAYVVWSRSVQAVGSSRTAIYNSGTPVVAAVTAWLVRGEQPTGWQILGAGLVISGVLVSRRR from the coding sequence TTGAGCTCCCCGAGCACCACCGCCGCCGCTCCCGTTTCCGCAGACGCCCCCCGCGCGCTCTCCCTCTCGGATCTCGCGCTCGTCCTCGTCGTCATCATCTGGGGCACGAACTACACGGTGGTGAAGGAGGCGCTGGGCTCCTTCCCGCCGCTGGCCTTCATGGCGCTGCGCTTCGCCATCGCCGCGGTGGCCATGGCCGTGGTGCTCCACACGCGCGAGGGCTGGAAGCCCCTGCCCCGCTCCACCCTGCTCAAGCTCGTGGGGCTCGGGTTCGTGGGCAACACGCTCTACCAGCTCTGCTTCATCCTGGGCCTCTCGCACACCACCGCCGCCAACAGCGGGATGCTCACCTCGGGTACGCCCGTGCTGACGGCGCTGCTGGGCGCGGCGCTGGGCGTGGATCGGATCCGCAAGCCGCTCGCGATGGGACTGGTGCTCGCGGTGCCGGGCATGCTGCTCATCGTCAGTGCCCGCGGCCCCGAGCTGGACGCGGCCACGCGCCAGGGCGACCTCCTCATCCTCGGCGGCTCGCTGTGCTGGGCCCTCTACACCGTGGGCCTCCGCTCGCTCGGCGCCGAGCTGTCCGCGCTGCGCATCACCGCGCTCACGATGATCACCGGCGCGCCCGGGGTCATCCTGATGGGCCTGCCCTCGGTGGCGGATCTGAAGGTGGAGAGCATCGGCCCGGGCGCCTGGTTCGGCCTGGTGTACTCGGCGCTCATCCCGCTGGTGCTGGCCTATGTCGTCTGGAGCCGCAGCGTGCAGGCGGTGGGCAGCAGCCGCACGGCCATCTACAACAGCGGCACGCCCGTGGTGGCGGCCGTCACCGCGTGGCTGGTGCGCGGCGAGCAGCCCACCGGGTGGCAGATCCTCGGCGCGGGGCTCGTCATCTCCGGCGTGCTCGTCAGCCGCAGGCGCTGA
- a CDS encoding sigma-54-dependent Fis family transcriptional regulator, with protein MPALLLLSGPSAGLRYEVVAEATIGRSPSCEIPLPEDDQMSRRHARFAVVDGQVRLTDLGSRNGTAVNGERISGEVVLHPGDRVLVGKTTVLVEPLGAAALVGSAPGDASHLPIEEVLPHVGAEAALYSAGAALLGATSEAMVLRLAAQEALHALHADAAAALLGSIKGLLTAAVVGAPSVEVPRDMALTALERSEQGRTANALCSPLVASGGQPFGLLYVERSEPPFSEADGRLAAMLGRLAGEAYVAVRSRAGAPPRVDMAGNSRPFRKVVEQARRAAASAAPVVISGEPGSGKSLCAGYIHSRSPRALGPLVRVDCRDAAASLEEVLFGRSSGSGQPPVSSALLVADGGTLVLHHVEALPHAMAERLARLLARKTAPARRGGEEPVDFRLIVTTSAPLHVLAAKGEVEASLVRQLAGIELQVIPLRERRADVPMLFELFATRGARATRMGPPVLTPEARRLLVDYDWPHNVRELSLLAERLAQVHAGSQIHALNLPPEIQQGSASSSPLTLQERVTRLERDAIAEALRTAGGKKIVAARMLGISRPTLDKKIEDYGLTVARRRV; from the coding sequence ATGCCCGCCCTGTTGCTCCTCTCCGGCCCCTCCGCCGGCCTTCGCTACGAGGTCGTAGCGGAGGCGACCATCGGCCGCAGCCCCTCGTGTGAGATTCCCCTCCCCGAGGACGACCAGATGTCCCGCCGCCACGCGCGCTTCGCCGTGGTGGATGGACAGGTGCGCCTGACCGACCTGGGCTCGCGCAACGGCACGGCCGTCAATGGCGAGCGCATCTCCGGCGAGGTGGTGCTCCACCCCGGCGATCGCGTCCTGGTGGGCAAGACGACGGTGCTCGTGGAGCCGCTCGGCGCGGCCGCGCTGGTGGGCTCGGCCCCGGGTGACGCGAGTCACCTCCCCATCGAGGAGGTGCTGCCGCACGTGGGCGCGGAGGCGGCGCTGTACTCGGCGGGGGCGGCGCTGCTGGGCGCCACCAGCGAGGCCATGGTGCTGCGGCTCGCCGCGCAGGAAGCGCTGCATGCGCTGCACGCGGACGCGGCGGCGGCGCTCCTCGGGAGCATCAAGGGGTTGCTCACCGCGGCCGTGGTGGGCGCGCCCTCCGTGGAGGTGCCCCGCGACATGGCCCTCACCGCGCTGGAGCGCTCCGAGCAGGGACGCACGGCCAATGCCCTGTGCTCACCGCTGGTGGCCTCGGGCGGGCAGCCCTTCGGGTTGTTGTACGTGGAGCGCTCCGAGCCTCCCTTCTCCGAGGCCGATGGACGGCTGGCGGCCATGCTGGGACGGCTCGCGGGCGAGGCCTACGTGGCGGTGCGCTCGCGCGCCGGGGCACCGCCCCGGGTGGACATGGCCGGCAACTCGCGCCCCTTCCGCAAGGTGGTGGAGCAGGCCCGCCGCGCCGCCGCCAGCGCCGCGCCCGTGGTGATCTCCGGCGAGCCCGGCTCCGGCAAGAGCCTGTGCGCGGGTTACATCCACTCGCGCTCGCCCCGGGCCCTCGGCCCCCTGGTGCGCGTGGACTGCCGGGACGCGGCGGCCTCCCTGGAGGAGGTGCTCTTCGGACGCTCCAGCGGCTCCGGCCAGCCTCCGGTGTCCTCGGCGCTGCTCGTCGCGGACGGGGGCACGCTGGTGCTGCACCACGTGGAGGCCCTCCCGCACGCCATGGCGGAGCGGCTGGCCCGGCTGCTCGCGCGCAAGACGGCGCCGGCGCGGCGGGGCGGCGAGGAGCCCGTGGACTTCCGCCTCATCGTCACCACCAGCGCCCCGCTTCACGTGCTCGCCGCGAAGGGGGAGGTGGAGGCCTCGCTGGTCCGGCAGCTCGCGGGCATCGAGCTGCAGGTCATCCCCCTGCGCGAGCGCCGCGCCGACGTCCCCATGCTCTTCGAGCTCTTCGCCACCCGGGGCGCGCGTGCCACCCGGATGGGACCTCCCGTGCTCACCCCCGAGGCCCGGCGGTTGCTCGTGGACTACGACTGGCCGCACAACGTGCGTGAGCTGAGCCTGCTCGCCGAGCGGCTCGCGCAAGTGCACGCCGGCTCGCAGATCCACGCGCTGAACCTGCCGCCGGAGATCCAGCAGGGCAGTGCCTCGTCCTCGCCGCTCACCCTCCAGGAGCGCGTCACCCGGCTGGAGCGCGACGCCATCGCCGAGGCCCTGCGCACGGCCGGCGGGAAGAAGATCGTCGCCGCCCGGATGCTGGGCATCAGCCGGCCCACGCTGGACAAGAAGATCGAGGACTACGGCCTCACCGTGGCGCGGCGGCGCGTGTGA
- a CDS encoding pseudouridine-5'-phosphate glycosidase, whose amino-acid sequence MDLRYSEEVRRAKEQGAPLVAMETSVVAQGLPYPDNLGAARACEEAVRRAGAVPAPIAVVDGQVCIGLEEIQMRRLAEGRERLLKLGSRDLAVAIARGATGGTTVSATCELAAAAGIRVFATGGIGGVHRGVAEHLDISQDIWALARFPVAVVCAGAKSVLDLPKTMEALESAAVPVIGVGSDELPSFYSRSSGLMLEHQVEDAVAAARVARARFETLGQGGILFTLPPPEETSLPRNEVELHIASALAEADRQGIRGKAVTPFLLSEMARRTGGKTLRANLALLTNNARFAGQLAVAYAQART is encoded by the coding sequence ATGGACTTGCGTTATTCCGAAGAGGTCCGGCGCGCGAAGGAGCAGGGCGCGCCGCTGGTGGCGATGGAGACGAGCGTCGTGGCGCAGGGGTTGCCGTACCCGGACAACCTCGGGGCCGCGCGGGCGTGCGAGGAGGCCGTGCGCCGGGCGGGCGCCGTGCCCGCGCCCATCGCCGTGGTGGACGGGCAGGTGTGCATCGGGCTGGAGGAGATCCAGATGCGCCGGCTCGCCGAGGGCCGTGAGCGCCTGCTGAAGCTGGGCTCGAGGGACCTGGCCGTGGCCATCGCCCGGGGCGCCACCGGCGGCACCACCGTGAGCGCCACGTGCGAGCTGGCGGCGGCGGCCGGCATCCGCGTCTTCGCCACGGGCGGCATCGGCGGCGTGCACCGGGGCGTGGCCGAGCACCTGGACATCTCCCAGGACATCTGGGCGCTGGCGCGCTTCCCGGTGGCCGTGGTGTGCGCCGGGGCCAAGTCCGTGTTGGATCTGCCCAAGACGATGGAGGCGCTGGAGAGCGCCGCGGTGCCCGTCATCGGCGTGGGCTCCGACGAGCTGCCGTCCTTCTACAGCCGCTCGTCCGGGCTGATGCTGGAGCACCAGGTGGAGGACGCGGTGGCGGCGGCGCGCGTCGCCCGGGCGCGCTTCGAGACGCTGGGGCAGGGCGGCATCCTCTTCACGCTGCCTCCGCCCGAGGAGACGTCGCTGCCCCGCAACGAGGTGGAGCTGCACATCGCCTCCGCCCTGGCCGAGGCCGACCGGCAGGGCATCCGCGGCAAGGCGGTGACGCCCTTCCTGCTCTCGGAGATGGCCCGGCGCACTGGCGGTAAAACCCTGCGCGCCAACCTCGCGCTGCTGACGAACAACGCCCGCTTCGCGGGGCAGCTCGCGGTGGCCTACGCCCAGGCACGCACCTGA